The following proteins are encoded in a genomic region of Oceaniferula marina:
- the rbfA gene encoding 30S ribosome-binding factor RbfA, which produces MSQRLDRINELLRREISTVVQKDFEFPNLLVSVNGVEITPDLREAKVFVGVLGGPSGGVMEKLSQKRGLIQSRVAKRVVLRCTPILSFRLDTSAERGVEMVNILDEVEKLPKAPPVEEDEESS; this is translated from the coding sequence GTGTCCCAACGATTAGACCGAATCAACGAATTGCTTCGCCGTGAAATTAGCACGGTTGTGCAGAAGGATTTTGAGTTCCCCAATTTGTTGGTGTCCGTCAATGGGGTGGAGATCACTCCGGATTTGCGTGAAGCCAAGGTTTTTGTTGGCGTGCTTGGAGGCCCGAGCGGTGGCGTCATGGAAAAACTCAGCCAAAAGCGCGGCTTGATCCAGAGCCGTGTGGCCAAGCGGGTGGTGTTGCGCTGCACTCCGATTCTGAGCTTCCGACTCGATACCTCAGCCGAGCGTGGTGTCGAGATGGTGAACATCCTGGATGAGGTGGAAAAACTCCCCAAAGCTCCTCCCGTCGAGGAAGACGAGGAGAGTTCATAG
- the infB gene encoding translation initiation factor IF-2, giving the protein MADSSDKPKKNKEVLDLIDESAKKLSRRERQRVEATKVESIGEKKKAALDIFEDEGEKKKTSLIHKKKGSGAAMPSISKVLDKKADEFVASKAVEAPVEEVEEEIPSSEEEPEPMAEVKEGNVITIKPPIIVSDLADLMELKPFQLMADLIKLEVFVAPHQAIEPEIAEKLCQMHNYVFEREKREKGGGVHKKKKKVKEPKAVEHEPEEKLELRAPIITFMGHVDHGKTSLLDYVRKSRVTSGEAGGITQHIGAYRVEHEGRPISFIDTPGHSVFTEMRARGAGVTDIVVLVVAADDGIMPQTKEAIEHARNNEKTIIVAINKCDTQGADPTRVKTQLMEHGLNPVDFGGDTECVEVSAITGQGMEELLELMALQAEVLELKANPRANARAAVIEASVQPGRGPTATVMVQAGTLKTGMPFICGPYAGKVKTMLNDLGESVKEAGPATPVEVLGFAELPHVGDELVQMKNDRAAKKLSEERLEKKRASRLQRPKKSRMEDLLSMVQGDTKAQLKLILKGDVQGSVQAIENAIGEIKSDKVEARFIGAAAGAITETDIMMASSSDAIVLGFNTKVEANAVRAAKRENVQVKLFSIVYELIDTVEEAMLGLLDPLTRETIIGHAEVAQVFKVKRGRAAGCIVKDGKVTRTAHARVLRGGVPVFDGKMSTLRRVKDEVEEVKQGIDCGIRLGDFDEYEEGDVIECYILEKVEQTL; this is encoded by the coding sequence ATGGCAGACTCCAGCGATAAACCTAAAAAAAACAAAGAGGTTCTCGATTTGATCGATGAATCCGCAAAGAAGTTGTCGCGCCGTGAGCGTCAACGAGTCGAAGCCACAAAGGTGGAGAGCATTGGAGAGAAGAAAAAGGCTGCGCTGGATATTTTCGAGGATGAGGGGGAAAAGAAAAAAACATCCCTGATCCATAAGAAAAAAGGATCAGGTGCCGCCATGCCCTCGATTTCCAAGGTCCTGGATAAAAAGGCCGACGAGTTTGTAGCGAGTAAAGCCGTGGAGGCTCCGGTCGAGGAGGTTGAGGAAGAGATTCCTTCCAGTGAAGAAGAGCCCGAGCCTATGGCCGAAGTCAAGGAGGGGAATGTGATTACCATCAAGCCTCCGATCATTGTCAGTGATTTGGCTGATCTGATGGAGCTGAAGCCCTTCCAGTTGATGGCCGATTTGATCAAGCTTGAGGTTTTTGTCGCACCTCACCAAGCGATTGAGCCGGAAATTGCGGAAAAGCTTTGCCAGATGCACAACTATGTCTTTGAGCGTGAAAAGCGTGAAAAAGGCGGTGGCGTGCACAAGAAAAAGAAGAAGGTCAAGGAGCCAAAGGCGGTTGAACATGAACCCGAGGAGAAGCTGGAACTCAGAGCTCCCATTATTACATTCATGGGGCATGTTGATCACGGTAAGACATCCTTGCTCGACTACGTTCGCAAGAGTCGCGTGACTTCTGGTGAGGCCGGAGGTATTACCCAGCACATTGGAGCTTATCGCGTTGAACACGAGGGGCGTCCTATTTCCTTTATCGATACACCCGGGCACTCGGTCTTTACCGAAATGCGCGCCCGTGGTGCTGGCGTAACCGACATCGTGGTGCTTGTTGTGGCTGCGGATGACGGGATCATGCCTCAAACAAAGGAGGCCATCGAGCACGCCAGAAATAATGAGAAGACCATCATTGTGGCCATCAATAAATGTGATACCCAGGGCGCTGACCCAACACGGGTAAAAACCCAATTGATGGAGCACGGTTTGAACCCAGTAGACTTTGGTGGCGATACCGAATGTGTGGAAGTCTCTGCGATTACAGGTCAGGGAATGGAAGAATTATTGGAGCTTATGGCGCTCCAGGCCGAAGTGCTTGAACTGAAAGCCAACCCACGTGCCAATGCCCGTGCCGCTGTGATTGAAGCCAGCGTGCAACCCGGGCGTGGGCCGACCGCCACCGTGATGGTGCAGGCCGGAACCTTGAAGACTGGTATGCCATTCATTTGCGGCCCTTACGCTGGTAAGGTTAAGACGATGCTCAACGATCTGGGTGAATCAGTCAAAGAGGCTGGACCCGCAACTCCGGTTGAGGTGCTCGGTTTTGCCGAACTTCCTCATGTGGGCGATGAACTCGTCCAGATGAAAAACGATCGCGCTGCCAAGAAACTTTCTGAAGAGCGACTTGAGAAGAAGCGGGCGAGCCGGCTTCAGCGTCCGAAGAAGAGCCGGATGGAAGATCTTCTTTCGATGGTTCAGGGCGATACCAAAGCACAACTCAAGCTGATCCTCAAAGGTGACGTGCAGGGGTCGGTTCAGGCCATCGAAAATGCGATTGGTGAGATCAAGAGTGACAAGGTGGAAGCCCGCTTTATTGGTGCTGCTGCCGGAGCGATCACCGAAACCGACATCATGATGGCCAGTTCGTCAGATGCCATCGTTCTTGGATTCAACACCAAGGTGGAAGCCAATGCGGTTCGTGCTGCCAAACGTGAAAATGTGCAGGTGAAACTGTTCTCCATCGTTTACGAACTCATCGATACGGTTGAGGAAGCGATGCTTGGCTTGCTTGATCCGTTGACGCGCGAGACGATCATTGGTCACGCCGAGGTCGCCCAGGTATTTAAAGTGAAGCGTGGTCGCGCTGCCGGTTGTATTGTCAAGGATGGCAAGGTGACCCGTACCGCTCACGCCCGTGTCCTGCGCGGTGGCGTTCCTGTCTTTGATGGCAAGATGTCGACCCTGCGCCGGGTCAAGGACGAGGTAGAGGAAGTCAAACAAGGAATCGATTGCGGTATCCGTCTGGGTGACTTCGATGAGTATGAAGAAGGTGACGTGATTGAATGTTACATTCTCGAAAAAGTTGAGCAAACGCTCTAA
- the nusA gene encoding transcription termination factor NusA, with product MTNDIVALIDYYEKEKGIAREKVLGALEFAFISAYRKMVPGADKIEKIRADIDTRKGDTVIYASLSVVADDDYLDKFNEVPVSLARKNKADAEVGDELDFNVTPKNFGRIATQTAKQTMMQRLRMAEKEMIYDEYKDRAGDIVSGTVRRFEKSDVMIDLGKFEGRIPSRERVVTEDYNIGDRIRVYVVAVENENRGPEIILSRSHPNFVRRLFESEVAEIADGTVDLRGIAREAGYRTKVAVASNDEKVDPVGACVGLRGARVKNIVRELNNEKVDIIRWNSDPATFVVEALKPANIRSIKLDEANKVVSVTVDEDELSKAIGRRGQNARLTAKLLGWEVQVSKDESQHEQFEARVEDAASSLADQLGLDSEMADKLFRAGGATAELVAQMPEEYIIAQLGISEEAARDVLSKAASNGSDA from the coding sequence ATGACCAACGATATTGTCGCACTCATCGATTATTACGAAAAGGAGAAGGGGATTGCCCGTGAAAAAGTTCTCGGAGCACTCGAATTTGCTTTTATTTCGGCATATCGCAAAATGGTTCCAGGTGCCGATAAAATTGAGAAGATTCGTGCTGATATCGATACTCGTAAGGGAGATACCGTGATTTACGCATCGCTGAGTGTCGTGGCAGATGACGATTATCTCGATAAGTTTAATGAGGTCCCCGTGTCCTTGGCCCGTAAAAATAAGGCGGATGCCGAGGTTGGCGACGAACTGGACTTCAACGTCACGCCGAAGAACTTTGGACGGATTGCCACTCAGACAGCAAAGCAGACGATGATGCAGCGTCTCCGCATGGCTGAAAAGGAGATGATTTATGACGAATACAAGGACCGTGCCGGTGATATCGTCAGTGGGACAGTGCGTCGTTTTGAGAAGAGCGACGTCATGATTGATCTGGGTAAATTCGAAGGCCGTATTCCGTCGCGTGAGCGGGTGGTGACCGAGGATTACAATATCGGGGATCGCATCCGAGTTTACGTGGTTGCTGTTGAAAATGAGAACCGCGGCCCTGAAATTATTCTTTCCCGTAGTCACCCGAACTTCGTGCGCCGTCTTTTTGAGTCCGAAGTGGCGGAAATTGCCGACGGAACCGTGGATCTGCGTGGTATCGCCCGTGAAGCCGGTTACCGGACCAAGGTTGCGGTCGCGAGTAATGACGAAAAAGTCGACCCCGTCGGCGCCTGTGTTGGTCTCCGTGGAGCCCGGGTGAAAAATATCGTCCGTGAGTTGAATAACGAAAAAGTGGATATTATTCGCTGGAATTCCGATCCGGCTACTTTTGTGGTGGAAGCATTGAAACCTGCCAATATCCGCTCCATCAAACTCGATGAAGCCAATAAGGTTGTCTCCGTAACGGTCGATGAGGATGAACTGAGCAAGGCGATTGGTCGCCGTGGTCAGAATGCCCGCTTGACCGCCAAATTGCTCGGCTGGGAAGTCCAGGTGAGTAAAGATGAAAGCCAACATGAACAATTTGAAGCCCGCGTAGAAGACGCCGCATCCAGCCTGGCAGACCAGCTTGGGCTCGATTCCGAGATGGCAGACAAGCTGTTCCGCGCCGGTGGTGCGACAGCCGAGCTTGTTGCCCAGATGCCCGAGGAGTATATTATTGCTCAACTCGGGATCAGCGAAGAGGCCGCCCGCGATGTTCTGTCCAAAGCGGCCTCCAATGGCAGCGACGCCTAA
- the pdxH gene encoding pyridoxamine 5'-phosphate oxidase, with the protein MSEEREMSREEIAAMREEYGSRELRRSDLANDPVVQFERWFAEAREVQLEEPNALVLSTLALDGYPASRTVLMKFFDASGFVFYTNYGSAKAKELDVCAKAAMLFPWLPLERQVRVEGDVEKVSVAESMKYFASRPRESQIGAWVSDQSSVIDSRSLLMNKFAELRQKFKGGEIPLPSFWGGYRVRPLRMEFWQGGKGRVHDRFLYSRQGDGWAIDRLAP; encoded by the coding sequence ATGAGCGAAGAGCGTGAAATGAGTCGTGAGGAGATCGCGGCAATGCGAGAAGAATACGGTAGCCGTGAATTGCGCCGTTCCGATTTGGCAAATGATCCGGTAGTGCAATTTGAGCGCTGGTTTGCCGAAGCCCGGGAGGTTCAGTTGGAAGAACCCAATGCGTTGGTGCTTTCGACGCTTGCTCTCGATGGGTATCCGGCATCGCGCACGGTCCTGATGAAGTTTTTTGATGCCTCTGGATTTGTTTTTTACACGAATTATGGAAGTGCCAAGGCGAAGGAGCTGGATGTCTGTGCCAAGGCGGCGATGCTTTTTCCCTGGTTGCCGCTTGAGCGGCAGGTTCGAGTCGAGGGCGATGTCGAAAAGGTGAGTGTCGCTGAGTCCATGAAATATTTTGCTTCACGTCCCCGCGAGAGTCAGATCGGTGCCTGGGTGTCGGACCAGTCCAGTGTGATTGATTCGCGGTCATTGTTGATGAACAAGTTTGCTGAACTTCGACAGAAATTTAAAGGTGGGGAGATTCCTCTTCCTTCGTTTTGGGGCGGATACCGGGTCAGGCCTCTGAGGATGGAGTTCTGGCAAGGGGGCAAGGGGCGTGTGCATGATCGTTTTTTGTATTCACGTCAGGGGGATGGCTGGGCGATTGACCGACTGGCTCCCTGA
- the rplI gene encoding 50S ribosomal protein L9: MATTEVILREKINQLGAEADVVTVKAGYARNYLIPQGKAFEATKGNLKQLESLQAKRVEREAAELQEAQELSGKIAKLKLEFTLETGQGGKAFGSVTNIDIHKQLSDKGIEIDRHAIALDGPIKTSGKKDIEVKLHSSVSTTLKINVTVEGEDKEAAE, from the coding sequence ATGGCCACTACAGAAGTAATTCTCCGCGAAAAAATCAACCAACTCGGCGCCGAAGCCGACGTCGTAACCGTCAAAGCTGGCTACGCCCGCAACTACCTCATCCCCCAAGGTAAAGCGTTCGAAGCCACCAAAGGCAACCTCAAGCAGCTCGAATCCCTGCAAGCCAAGCGCGTCGAGCGTGAAGCCGCCGAACTCCAGGAAGCCCAGGAGCTCTCCGGTAAGATCGCCAAGCTCAAGCTTGAGTTCACATTGGAAACCGGTCAGGGAGGCAAAGCCTTCGGATCCGTCACCAACATCGACATCCATAAACAACTCTCTGATAAAGGAATCGAAATCGACCGCCACGCTATCGCCCTGGACGGACCGATCAAGACATCCGGCAAAAAAGACATCGAAGTCAAATTGCACAGCAGCGTCAGCACCACACTTAAAATCAACGTTACCGTTGAAGGTGAAGACAAAGAAGCTGCGGAGTAA
- a CDS encoding phosphotransferase enzyme family protein, with translation MIDDESHIEDVAHEFAIAGEFVCGEEVYSGHINSTFMATFKRPSGKVNRYILQRINANVFKDPHAVMRNVEMVTRHINWKVLRVKRDLGGQTLNLYPARGGRFYAQGEGGGIWRCYNFIEGCQTYDIVENTRQAYQAAQAFGSFQDLVSDIPVEDIEETIPDFHNTPKRYQRLMEVIEADVKGRLASSMPEVEFIRERQAIVSKLLDLKDAGVIPERITHNDTKINNVMMDTETDEAVCVIDLDTVMPGLALYDFGDLVRTAVSPAAEDEQDLSKVEVRMPMFEALAEGYMNGCDCLSDAEIEHLAFSGILISLEIGIRFLTDYLEGDVYFKTQREAHNLDRARTQLKLVEKLEECEPQMVDFVARLAKARR, from the coding sequence ATGATTGATGACGAAAGCCATATTGAGGATGTCGCCCATGAATTTGCCATTGCCGGTGAGTTTGTTTGTGGTGAGGAAGTGTACAGTGGGCATATTAACTCAACCTTTATGGCGACGTTTAAACGGCCGAGCGGGAAGGTGAATCGTTACATCTTGCAGCGGATTAATGCCAATGTGTTCAAGGATCCGCACGCCGTGATGCGTAATGTCGAGATGGTGACCCGCCATATCAACTGGAAGGTGTTGCGGGTGAAGCGGGATTTGGGTGGTCAGACCTTGAATCTTTATCCAGCACGTGGAGGGAGGTTTTATGCGCAAGGAGAAGGTGGTGGAATTTGGAGGTGTTACAATTTTATCGAAGGATGTCAGACGTATGACATCGTTGAGAATACTCGACAGGCGTACCAGGCAGCCCAGGCATTTGGTTCGTTTCAGGATTTGGTGAGTGATATCCCGGTTGAGGATATTGAAGAAACCATTCCGGATTTTCATAACACGCCGAAACGCTACCAGCGCTTGATGGAGGTGATTGAAGCCGATGTAAAAGGTCGACTTGCTTCGTCGATGCCTGAAGTGGAGTTTATCCGTGAGCGGCAAGCGATTGTTTCCAAGTTGCTCGATCTGAAAGATGCCGGAGTGATTCCCGAGCGGATCACGCATAACGATACCAAAATTAACAACGTGATGATGGATACGGAGACCGACGAGGCGGTTTGTGTGATCGACTTGGATACCGTGATGCCTGGGCTTGCGCTCTATGATTTTGGTGATTTGGTGAGAACTGCGGTCAGTCCGGCGGCTGAGGATGAGCAGGATTTGTCCAAGGTGGAAGTGCGGATGCCGATGTTTGAGGCTTTGGCTGAAGGATACATGAATGGTTGTGACTGTCTCAGCGATGCCGAGATCGAGCACTTGGCCTTTTCCGGTATTTTGATTTCGTTGGAGATCGGTATTCGGTTCCTTACTGACTACCTTGAGGGGGATGTCTATTTTAAAACCCAGCGAGAGGCCCACAACCTGGACCGTGCCAGAACCCAATTGAAGCTGGTGGAAAAACTCGAGGAATGTGAGCCTCAAATGGTGGACTTTGTCGCCCGATTGGCAAAAGCTCGTCGATGA
- the mutM gene encoding bifunctional DNA-formamidopyrimidine glycosylase/DNA-(apurinic or apyrimidinic site) lyase, translated as MPELPEVETTRRGIAPYLIKHRITDLEVRNPNMRWPIEADVFEMKNQTITEVGRRAKYLLLHAQSGTLILHLGMSGSTRISGRDEPYKKHDHFILQLDSGLDLRLHDPRRFGAVLWHQHCDGPLFEHPRLKDLGPEPLGDTFTPSYLINSCHGKSCTIKQHIMNNRTVVGVGNIYACEALFRSGIRPSRAAGNISAIRLSNLCQDIRSVLSEAIEQGGTTLRDFLNQDGKPGYFKQKLKVYGRESQACDQCSSAIRKTTIGQRSTFFCPQCQR; from the coding sequence ATGCCCGAACTCCCAGAAGTTGAAACCACCCGGAGAGGAATCGCCCCCTATCTGATCAAGCACCGCATCACGGATCTGGAAGTTCGCAACCCCAATATGAGGTGGCCTATCGAAGCTGATGTTTTCGAAATGAAAAATCAAACCATCACCGAAGTGGGGCGCCGGGCCAAGTATCTCTTGTTACACGCCCAATCCGGAACATTGATCCTCCACCTTGGAATGTCCGGCAGCACCCGGATCTCCGGCCGTGATGAACCCTACAAAAAACACGACCACTTTATCCTCCAACTAGACAGCGGCCTCGACCTCAGACTCCATGACCCACGCCGCTTTGGAGCCGTGTTATGGCACCAGCATTGCGACGGACCCCTCTTTGAGCACCCGCGACTCAAAGACCTCGGCCCGGAACCCTTGGGGGATACCTTCACACCTTCCTATCTGATCAACTCGTGCCACGGAAAATCCTGCACCATCAAACAACACATCATGAACAACCGAACGGTCGTCGGGGTTGGCAACATCTATGCTTGCGAGGCTCTCTTTCGCAGTGGAATTCGACCGAGTCGAGCGGCAGGAAACATCTCAGCCATTCGGCTCTCCAACTTATGTCAGGACATTCGCAGTGTTCTATCCGAAGCGATTGAACAAGGGGGCACTACCCTCCGAGACTTCCTCAATCAAGATGGAAAACCCGGCTACTTCAAACAGAAGCTCAAAGTCTACGGCCGTGAAAGCCAAGCCTGCGATCAATGTTCTTCAGCCATTCGCAAAACCACCATCGGACAGAGATCGACCTTTTTCTGTCCTCAGTGCCAGCGATAA
- a CDS encoding coproporphyrinogen III oxidase, with translation MKVSGDAEKAKHLVSDLQLRLVSGLEALNRGSSFTCVQWMRDEGRHGGGSRYMCGAGEVYNRASVNVSQVHYLDDPLKKLSSATALSAIIHPEHPYAPSMHMHISWTEMKTDSVGRDGYWRIMADLNPSHVNTDHVRRFQACLKKEAPEPYQQALIQGDRYFFIPAMQRHRGVVHFYLEQYRTDDALADRQLAKRLGRAVVDCYLGMVGSVQAEARPVDASARKQQLAYHTLYLLQVLTLDRGTTSGLLVHDQNDLGIMGSLPARVSKGLLQSWRERLPVLHQKLLDRILDVFPAEDICVVDDDVRLGLAKVVREHYQQFPESLKLLASGGVEPPTVANHGVIREEK, from the coding sequence ATGAAGGTTTCTGGAGATGCAGAAAAAGCCAAGCATTTGGTATCGGACTTGCAGCTCCGTCTCGTGTCGGGTTTGGAGGCTCTGAATAGAGGCTCTTCTTTTACCTGTGTACAGTGGATGAGAGACGAGGGGCGGCATGGAGGAGGTTCTCGCTACATGTGTGGGGCTGGTGAGGTTTATAACCGGGCTTCAGTCAATGTTTCACAGGTTCATTATCTTGATGACCCATTGAAAAAGCTATCATCAGCCACTGCGCTGTCCGCCATTATTCATCCGGAGCACCCGTATGCGCCATCGATGCACATGCATATTAGCTGGACAGAGATGAAAACAGATTCTGTTGGAAGGGATGGCTACTGGCGTATCATGGCTGATTTAAACCCCTCCCATGTCAATACGGATCATGTGCGGAGGTTTCAAGCGTGCTTGAAAAAAGAGGCTCCAGAGCCGTATCAGCAAGCCTTGATCCAAGGGGACCGGTATTTTTTTATCCCTGCGATGCAGAGGCACCGGGGGGTGGTGCATTTTTACCTGGAGCAATACCGAACGGATGACGCGTTGGCTGACCGGCAATTGGCAAAACGACTGGGTCGGGCAGTTGTGGATTGTTACCTTGGCATGGTTGGTTCTGTGCAAGCTGAAGCTAGACCGGTTGATGCGTCTGCCCGCAAGCAGCAGTTGGCTTATCATACCCTTTATTTATTGCAGGTGTTGACTTTGGATCGGGGAACCACATCCGGGTTGTTGGTGCATGACCAGAATGATTTGGGGATTATGGGATCCTTGCCTGCCCGGGTGAGTAAGGGCTTGCTGCAGTCGTGGCGTGAGCGCTTGCCTGTGTTGCATCAAAAACTACTGGACCGTATTTTGGACGTTTTTCCCGCTGAAGACATCTGTGTGGTGGATGATGATGTTCGCCTGGGCTTGGCAAAAGTGGTCAGAGAGCATTATCAACAATTCCCTGAGTCTCTAAAGCTATTGGCTTCGGGGGGTGTTGAGCCTCCAACCGTGGCAAACCACGGCGTGATCCGCGAGGAGAAGTGA
- a CDS encoding EF-hand domain-containing protein, giving the protein MLNLASSATLLNSVITTLSLLVVTMGDLSAFPQEKAREGDGRGAERKGGKPRPGQDRPGRPDASIDFKALDLDGDGFLTFEEFSQSPRLARIDDQKRRRLFSYLDRNKDGKLDMSELKPKPPRWTKSIEDEFDQHDTDKSGAIDYEEFSKISFFAKMEDAERRRMFRRLDRNQDQKIQKGEVKRAMHGPGRGMPHLDIHKYDTNQSGGLDYSEYSSMPWVDRIPEERRKLLFERLDVDGDGEIKPEDIRRAHDRMRRHGPHPNEAKPRRGKGPHGKGPSTPGDKRGGGRPGAQGGPKGGVKGGAPRLM; this is encoded by the coding sequence ATGCTCAATTTAGCTTCCAGCGCGACTTTGTTGAACAGTGTCATAACGACGCTGTCATTACTTGTTGTTACCATGGGCGACCTCTCAGCTTTTCCCCAGGAAAAGGCACGCGAGGGGGACGGGCGAGGGGCGGAGCGCAAGGGCGGCAAACCACGCCCTGGGCAGGACCGGCCTGGTCGCCCGGACGCCTCGATTGATTTCAAGGCCTTGGATCTCGACGGTGATGGTTTTTTGACCTTTGAAGAATTTTCCCAATCGCCACGTTTGGCTCGGATCGATGATCAAAAGAGGCGCCGCTTGTTTTCCTATTTGGATCGCAATAAAGATGGAAAGCTGGACATGAGTGAGCTGAAGCCGAAGCCGCCTCGCTGGACCAAGTCGATTGAGGATGAATTCGACCAGCACGACACGGACAAGTCGGGGGCTATCGATTACGAAGAGTTTTCCAAGATTTCTTTCTTTGCCAAAATGGAGGATGCCGAGCGGCGCAGGATGTTCCGTCGTCTGGACCGCAATCAAGATCAAAAAATCCAGAAGGGTGAGGTCAAACGTGCCATGCATGGGCCTGGGCGGGGGATGCCTCATCTTGACATTCATAAATACGACACCAACCAGAGCGGAGGCCTCGATTACTCGGAATATTCGAGCATGCCATGGGTGGACCGTATCCCGGAAGAGCGCCGCAAATTATTGTTCGAGCGATTGGATGTTGATGGCGATGGCGAAATTAAGCCGGAGGACATTCGTAGAGCCCACGACCGAATGCGTCGCCATGGCCCACATCCGAATGAGGCAAAGCCAAGGAGAGGGAAAGGCCCTCACGGTAAGGGTCCTTCGACTCCCGGGGATAAGCGGGGAGGAGGCCGACCGGGAGCTCAAGGAGGTCCCAAGGGGGGAGTCAAAGGTGGGGCTCCACGGTTGATGTAA
- the metF gene encoding methylenetetrahydrofolate reductase [NAD(P)H], which yields MHIQDILKGPEPTFSFEFFPPKNNEASNALYEVIRDLSSCKPSFVSVTYGAGGSTRELTHDLVVRIKETTSIPPIPHLTCVNHNEEEITQTLSRYASVGIGNILALRGDPPANLTDYNPANDSFQHAADLVRHIRQFNESGQHPDPRGFGIGVAAFPEGHPDTPNRLKEMDYLKAKVDEGADYICTQLFFDNHDFLDFRDRCRLAGIEIPIIAGIMPVTSAKGIHRMAELAAGARFPARLLRALNRAGNKQESVQRVGIQHAAEQCAGLLDAEVDGIHFYTLNQSRATREVYASLGMA from the coding sequence ATGCACATCCAAGACATTCTCAAAGGCCCCGAACCTACGTTTTCATTCGAATTTTTCCCTCCGAAAAACAACGAGGCATCCAATGCTCTGTATGAAGTCATCCGCGACCTCTCCTCCTGTAAGCCCTCATTCGTCAGTGTCACCTACGGAGCCGGCGGTTCAACCCGTGAACTTACCCATGACCTGGTTGTCCGCATCAAAGAAACCACAAGCATCCCACCCATCCCCCACCTCACCTGCGTCAACCACAACGAAGAGGAAATCACTCAAACACTCAGCCGCTACGCGTCCGTCGGGATCGGCAACATCCTGGCCCTCCGCGGAGACCCCCCCGCCAACCTCACCGACTACAACCCAGCCAACGACAGCTTTCAACACGCTGCCGACCTGGTCCGGCACATTCGCCAGTTCAATGAAAGCGGACAACACCCGGACCCTCGTGGCTTTGGCATCGGCGTTGCGGCTTTCCCCGAGGGCCACCCCGACACGCCAAACCGGCTAAAGGAAATGGACTACCTCAAAGCCAAGGTAGACGAAGGAGCCGACTACATCTGCACCCAACTCTTCTTCGATAACCATGATTTTCTGGACTTTAGAGACCGCTGCCGATTGGCAGGCATCGAAATCCCGATCATTGCAGGCATCATGCCTGTCACTTCAGCCAAGGGAATCCATCGGATGGCAGAGTTGGCCGCCGGAGCCCGCTTTCCGGCCCGACTGCTTCGAGCGCTGAACCGGGCTGGCAATAAACAGGAATCCGTCCAACGCGTCGGCATTCAACATGCTGCGGAACAGTGCGCCGGACTCCTCGACGCCGAAGTCGATGGCATTCATTTCTACACTCTGAATCAAAGCAGGGCGACCCGGGAGGTCTACGCATCACTCGGAATGGCGTAG